In Gigantopelta aegis isolate Gae_Host chromosome 6, Gae_host_genome, whole genome shotgun sequence, the following are encoded in one genomic region:
- the LOC121374007 gene encoding KRAB-A domain-containing protein 2-like has product MDLEETVRRSLYTSYGANKCILLPKDEYIKTVGELLEATQAPKKSPRQFYLITKYELLQCGDVQKLIRKKPNQEHPLYFATIEETFDIIKRAHIATGHGGRDKMIKEINKMYANITQDAITLFKSMCIECQRKRKWTTTKGIVVKPILSKDFSSRAQVDLIDMQSMCHGQHKWIMVYQDHLIKFCILRPLTSKRASEVAYQFLDTLQGAPSILQSDNGSEFTAQVITELKQMWPDLVIVHGKPRHPQSQGSVERANCDIKYMLTAWMSDSDTRDWTDGLKFVQFQKNSSHHTGIKRSPFAALFGADAKVGLTSSSLPQDVIARLQTEDDLLSAVSHPNPVEQSSEEAEPVPVSPISIRTFPCVKLCNWSQDAVDKVSQDVTVLEVRGVRQIDEEARLVCNSRCHSSLPCINKNCC; this is encoded by the exons ATGGATCTAGAGGAGACTGTCAGGCGTTCGCTGTACACGAGTTATGGAGCGAATAAGTGTATCTTGCTACCTAAGGACGAATACATTAAGACTGTTGGCGAGTTGCTGGAAGCCACCCAGGCACCCAAGAAATCACCGCGTCAGTTTTACTTGATTACGAAATATGAACTACTGCAGTGTGGGGACGTTCAAAAGCTCATCAGAAAGAAGCCAAACCAGGAACATCCACTGTACTTCGCTACCATCGAGGAGACCTTTGACATTATCAAGCGCGCCCATATCGCTACTGGTCATGGAGGACGAGACAAGATGATCAAGGAGATCAACAAGATGTACGCCAACATCACCCAGGATGCTATTACCTTGTTCAAGTCCATGTGCATCGAGTGCCAGAGAAAACGGAAATGGACAACTACCAAGGGAATTGTCGTCAAACCAATCCTATCAAAGGACTTCAGTTCCAGAGCGCAAGTTGACCTCATCGACATGCAGTCTATGTGCCATGGTCAACACAAATGGATCATGGTGTACCAAGACCATCTTATCAAGTTCTGCATCCTGCGTCCTCTCACTTCTAAGCGTGCATCGGAAGTAGCTTATCAGTTCCTGGACACACTGCAGGGAGCCCCTTCAATACTACAAAGTGACAACGGGTCCGAATTCACAGCGCAAGTTATCACTGAGTTGAAGCAGATGTGGCCTGACCTCGTCATCGTTCACGGGAAGCCGAGACACCCCCAGAGTCAGGGTTCAGTGGAAAGAGCCAACTGCGACATAAAATACATGTTGACTGCATGGATGAGTGACAGTGACACACGGGACTGGACTGATGGACTCAAGTTTGTGCAATTTCAAAAGAACTCGAGCCATCACACTGGAATCAAGCGTTCTCCCTTTGCTGCTCTGTTTGGTGCCGATGCGAAGGTAGGATTGACATCATCCAGCCTCCCCCAAGATGTCATTGCAAGGTTGCAAACTGAAGACGACCTCCTGTCTGCAGTATCTCATCCAAACCCAGTCGAGCAATCCAGCGAGGAAGCAGAACCTGTACCAGTCTCACCCATCTCT ATAAGGACATTTCCCTGCGTCAAGCTGTGCAACTGGAGTCAAGATGCGGTGGACAAGGTTTCACAAGATGTAACTGTGCTGGAAGTTAGAGGTGTCAGACAAATCGATGAAGAAGCCAGATTGGTGTGCAATTCCCGCTGCCATTCCAGCCTGCCATGCATAAACAAGAACTGTTGTTGA